The following are encoded together in the Citrus sinensis cultivar Valencia sweet orange chromosome 1, DVS_A1.0, whole genome shotgun sequence genome:
- the LOC102612311 gene encoding putative glucan endo-1,3-beta-glucosidase GVI, with amino-acid sequence MAAYIITCITLSKLFTEINYKLVYHIKMKTTMAIKVMLLAMALSHDSMAFGAGTVGINYGRLGNNLPPPARVVEFLTKDLNYAIPSVRIFDPEPEVLSALATSNLSVCLGVKNQDLAQMAGSMDYTRNWVREFVTPYTKGGNGTLKLRYITAGNEIIPGTEAVYVLPAMKNIQQVLEQENVPNVGVSTVLSAAALGSSYPPSNGSFATEVATTLNEISKFVYSKGAPLMINVYPYFTLASDPQQVTLDYASFRSTTPVAQDGDRNYFNLFDSIVDSFIAAMVKAVGKEDVKVVVTETGWPSAGSNLPHASVENAKTYNSNLKKHIQTLGGTPRRPNLNLETFIFALFNENQKPEGTEQNFGSFYPNLQEVYPLWR; translated from the exons ATGGCGGCATATATAATAACATGCATTACTCTAAGCAAGCTATTCACAGAAATTAATTACAAGCTTGTATACCAT ATCAAGATGAAGACCACAATGGCGATCAAGGTCATGCTGCTTGCTATGGCTCTGTCTCACGATTCCATGGCATTCG gAGCTGGCACTGTTGGCATCAATTATGGGAGACTTGGTAACAATCTCCCACCGCCAGCACGCGTAGTCGAATTCCTGACGAAAGATCTTAATTATGCAATCCCATCGGTAAGGATATTTGATCCGGAACCCGAAGTCTTGAGTGCATTGGCCACATCAAACTTGAGCGTATGCTTAGGGGTGAAAAATCAAGACCTTGCACAAATGGCCGGAAGCATGGACTACACACGAAATTGGGTTCGAGAATTTGTGACTCCATACACTAAAGGCGGAAACGGAACCCTAAAACTCCGGTACATCACAGCCGGCAACGAGATTATCCCCGGCACCGAAGCCGTATATGTCCTGCCGGCCATGAAGAACATTCAACAAGTACTAGAACAAGAAAATGTACCTAATGTCGGTGTATCAACTGTGCTGTCAGCTGCTGCCCTAGGTTCCTCGTACCCACCATCAAACGGCTCATTTGCTACTGAAGTGGCTACTACTTTGaatgaaatatcaaaatttgtgTACTCTAAAGGAGCTCCGTTGATGATCAATGTGTATCCTTATTTTACCCTAGCTTCTGACCCTCAACAGGTGACATTAGACTATGCATCGTTTCGATCAACAACACCTGTGGCTCAAGATGGAGATAGGAACTACTTCAATCTTTTCGACTCCATCGTGGACTCGTTCATCGCGGCGATGGTCAAGGCGGTGGGCAAGGAGGACGTCAAGGTTGTCGTGACAGAAACCGGGTGGCCCAGCGCTGGAAGTAACCTGCCACATGCGAGTGTTGAAAATGCAAAGACGTATAACAGTAATTTGAAGAAGCATATACAGACTCTAGGAGGGACACCGAGGAGGCCGAATCTAAATTTGGAGACGTTTATATTTGCTTTGTTCAATGAGAATCAAAAGCCTGAGGGGACTGAGCAAAATTTTGGGTCCTTTTATCCTAATCTTCAGGAAGTATACCCCTTGTGGCGttga
- the LOC102612015 gene encoding glucan endo-1,3-beta-glucosidase, giving the protein MMASAIWFVLLTIVVFHLSAVFSGDVGINYGREGDNLPSPKQVIDFLTKNFSNKIGLIRIYDANIEILEALSGTNLVVTIGVPNEAINYVASSQDAADKWVQDHIITYVRKGVRFRYLCVGNEVIPGILATCVEPAIMNLHNSVRKAGYDFIFVTTAVAANVLGTSYPPSQGQFAPDVADVMSSITHCLYSLGSPLLINVYPYYALVEDPVHIPFEYALFTSRTPIRDGHLEYYNLFDAMVDAFVAAMVRVVQREDVKLVVSETGWPTDGRIGYAITDYARTYNNKLREHAIVSGRTPRKADINLEVYIFAMFNEDLKTPEEEKNFGTFYPNFTEKYPLWR; this is encoded by the exons ATGATGGCTTCCGCAATATGGTTTGTGCTGTTAACAATTGTTGTATTTCACCTCTCTGCGGTGTTCA GTGGCGATGTCGGGATCAATTATGGAAGGGAGGGAGACAATCTCCCTTCTCCGAAACAGGTTATCGATTTCCTAACCAAGAATTTCAGCAACAAAATTGGACTAATCCGTATCTACGATGCTAATATTGAGATTTTAGAAGCATTGAGCGGAACCAATCTTGTAGTCACAATTGGCGTACCAAATGAGGCCATTAATTATGTAGCTTCAAGCCAAGATGCTGCTGATAAATGGGTTCAAGATCACATAATCACATACGTCCGAAAAGGCGTTAGGTTCCGTTATCTTTGTGTTGGCAACGAGGTGATCCCTGGTATTCTTGCAACCTGTGTTGAGCCAGCCATTATGAATCTTCACAATTCAGTGAGAAAGGCTGgctatgattttatttttgtcacaaCTGCGGTTGCAGCAAATGTTTTAGGCACATCTTATCCTCCTTCCCAAGGCCAGTTTGCTCCGGATGTTGCTGATGTTATGAGTAGCATCACACATTGTTTGTATAGTTTAGGGTCACCACTATTGATTAATGTGTACCCTTACTATGCCTTAGTCGAGGACCCCGTACACATTCCGTTTGAGTATGCTCTGTTTACATCTCGAACTCCAATTAGAGATGGACATCTAGAATACTACAACCTCTTCGATGCCATGGTAGACGCCTTTGTCGCGGCAATGGTGAGGGTGGTGCAACGGGAGGACGTCAAACTTGTTGTGTCGGAGACGGGCTGGCCGACTGACGGCCGCATAGGGTACGCGATTACCGATTATGCCCGGACTTATAATAACAAATTGAGGGAGCATGCCATTGTATCCGGAAGGACTCCCCGGAAGGCTGATATCAATTTGGAGGTTTACATTTTTGCAATGTTCAATGAGGACCTTAAAACTCctgaagaagagaagaatttTGGAACTTTTTATCCTAATTTCACTGAAAAGTACCCATTGTGGCGTTGA